DNA from Streptomyces sp. NBC_01476:
ACTGCCGCGCCTGCCCTCGTACGTGGCGCATGCCGGGCCGGTGGCCCGCGCCCTGCGCGAAGGGCTCGCCGAGGCCGGCCTGACCTGGCCCCGCGTCCACCCGCCGGAGCCGCACACCCACCAGTTCCAGCTCTGGCTGCCGTACCGGGCGGACGTCCTCAACGCCGCGTCGCTGCGCCAGGCCGAGGAGACCGGCGTCAGCCTCTTCGGCAGCGGTCTCTTCCGCGAACCCGCGCTCCCGGGCCTGGCGATGACCGAGGTGACGGTCGCCGCCGACGCGCTGGACTGGTCCGAGCAGGACGTACGGGACGCGGCGGCCGTCTTTGCCCGCTGCGTCACGGAAGCCGAGGCGGCAGAGGAGACGCCCCAGGCGCCCCAGGCGCCCGAGGCGTCCCAGGCGAACTAGGCGCCCTGGGTGACCCGCAGCAGCAGCTTCCCCGTGCTCGTACGGGACTCGACCAGCCGGTGGGCGTCCGCCGCGTCCGCCAGCGCGAACTCCGCGCTCACCGGCAGTTCGACCTCGCCCTCGGCGACCGTGCGGAACGACCGCCCGGCGATCTCCCGCAGCCTGGCCGGTTCGGCCGCCGCCATGCCGAGGAGTGAGAAACCGGCCACCGAGACGGCCCGCGGATACGTTTCGGCCGGCCCGACCGACCATGGCTCGTCGGCGCCCGCGTTGCCGAAGGACACCAGCCGCCCGAACCGGGAGAGCACCGCGAGGGTGCGCCGGAAGGTCTCCCCGCCCACCGGATCGAGCGCGATGTCCACCCCGCGCCCGTCGGTCGCCGCCAGGGCGTGGGCGTCGAAGGCGGCCGCCTCGAAGACCCGGTCGTAGCCGGACTTGAGCGCGTGGCCGGCCTTGTCGAGCGAGGACACCACCCCGTAGACCGCCGACGCGCCGCCCATCCGGGCGAGTTGGCCCGCGACCGTGCCGACGCCGCCGGCCGCGCCGTGGATCAGTACGGTGTCGCCCTCGCGCAGCCGGGCCACCTCGTGGAGCAGCGCGTACGCGGTGGGCAGCACGCTGGGCAGGGTCGCTCCGGTCCGCAGGTCCAGGCCGTCGGGGACGGCGAAGACGGTGGTGGCCGGGGCGCGTACGACCTCGGCGTAGCCCCCGCCGCTGAGGAACGCGGCGACCTCCTGGCCGGCCTTGAAATCGGTGACGCCCGGGCCGGTGGCGCGGATCAGTCCGGAGACCTCCAGGCCGGGGCGGAAGGGCAGCGAGTCGACCCGGTAGCCCTCGCTACGGGCCTTGATGTCGGCGAAGTTGACCCCGCTGTAGGCGACGTCGATGGTGACCTCGCCGGGACCCGGCTCCGGCACCGGAACCTCGACGGACCGCAGGACCTCGGGACCGCCGAACTCTTCGAAAACGATGGCGCGCATGTGGTGCTCCCCGTGGCGATGTTGTTCAGTGAGCCGTGCGGCAATGCGGCAGCTCGTTCAACCGATCAACCGATCAACCGATCAACCGTTCAACCGAAAACCGCATTCCGTGGAACCCGGACACCCGCGACTGTATGGTTCTCATCGAACACTACGCAACAGGTAATCGCCCGGCCTGAGTTGAGGCCCCCCGCCACCTTTGGAACCCCTCGGAGAACGTCGTGGCCACGCCCCGCGCGCACCACCGGTCCGCCCCGGAACACACCCACCCCGCCGACGTGCCGGTGCAGACCGCGCTCGCCGCGCTGGCCGATCCGGTACGGCTCAAGCTGGTGCGCGACCTGGCGGGGTCGGCCGACTGGGAGCGGTCGTGCGGCTCCTTCGACGTACCCGTCGGCAAGGCGGCGCTCAGCCACCACTTCGCGGTGCTGCGGGCGGCCGGCCTGGTCGAGCAGCGGGACGCCGGGCCGAAGCGGTTCAACCGGCTGCGGCGGGCGGAGTTCGAGGCGCGCTTCCCCGGGCTGCTGGAGCTGGTGCTGCGCTCCGACGGTGCCGGCCGGGAGGCCGGGGCCGGTCAGGCCGGGTGACCCGGCGCGGTCCGGTCAGGTGACCGGTTCCGGTCAGGACGTCCCGCCGCCGGCTCTGATCAGGCCCGACTCGTAGGCAAGCACCACGGCCTGGACCCGGTCGCGCAGCTCCAGCTTGGTGAGGATGCGGCCCACATGCGTCTTCACGGTGGCCTCGGAGAGCACCAGCTTCCGGGCGATCTCGCCGTTCGACAGCCCCTGGGCGACCAGCAGCAGCACCTCGTGCTCCCGGTCGGTGAGCCGGTCGATCCCCTGGTGCCCCTGGTCGGCGGAGGAGCTGGGGAGCATCGGCGTGAAGCGGTCCAGCAGCCGCCGGGTGGTGGACGGGGCGACCACCGCGTCACCGCTGTGCACCGCCCGGATCGCGGTGAGCAGCTCGTCGGGCGGCACGTCCTTGAGCATGAAGCCGCTCGCGCCGGCCTTGAGCGCGGTGAAGGCGTACTCGTCCAGGTCGAAGGTGGTCAGGATCAGTACGCGGGGGGTGGTCCCTTCGCGCTCTCCCGGCTCGCCGCGGTCGCCGCCGCAGATCTGCCGGGTGGCCTCCACCCCGTCCATCCGGGGCATCCGGACGTCCATCAGCACGACGTCCACCCGGGTGGAGCGGAGCACCTCGATCGCCGCCGCGCCGTCGCCCGCCTCGGCGACGACCTCCATGTCCGGCTGGGCGGCGAGCACCATCCGGAAGCCGGTGCGCAGCAGCACCTGGTCGTCGACGAGCATGACGCGGATCGCCATTTTCTCTGGGGCCCTTCTGATGGGATTTGGGGGGTTCGCGCTGGAGGGGTCGGGGGTGGTGGTCAGAGGGAGGTCACGAGGGCGTCACCGGGAGGCTTTCAGGGGGAGCACCGCGCTGATCCGGAAGCCGCCGCCGGGGCGCGGGCCGGCGTCCAGGGTGCCGCCGACCATGCCGATGCGCTCCCGCATGCCGATCAGACCCTGGCCGAGGCCGTCCCGGCCGCCCTGCTCCAGCAGCTCGTGCCGGGCGCCGCGGCCGTCGTCCTCGATCAGCAGGTCGAGGGCGGCGTCGCCGAAGCCGAGCAGGACGCTGGCGCTGGCCCCGTCGCCGCCGTGCTTGCGGACGTTGGTGAGGGCCTCCTGGACGATGCGGTACGCGGTCAGCTCGACGCCGCTGGAGAGCGGGCGGGCGTCGCCGGCCACCTCGAACCGCACCGGCAGGCCGGCGCCGCGGACCTGGTCGATCAGGTCGGCCAGCTGGTCTACGCCGGGCTGGGGCACGTACTCGCCGCCGGCGTCGTCACCGGCCCGCAGCAGGCCGAGCAGCCGGCGCATCTCGGCGAGGGCCTGCCGGCCGGTGGTGGAGATGGTGGCGAGGGCCTGTTTGGCCTG
Protein-coding regions in this window:
- a CDS encoding quinone oxidoreductase family protein, with the translated sequence MRAIVFEEFGGPEVLRSVEVPVPEPGPGEVTIDVAYSGVNFADIKARSEGYRVDSLPFRPGLEVSGLIRATGPGVTDFKAGQEVAAFLSGGGYAEVVRAPATTVFAVPDGLDLRTGATLPSVLPTAYALLHEVARLREGDTVLIHGAAGGVGTVAGQLARMGGASAVYGVVSSLDKAGHALKSGYDRVFEAAAFDAHALAATDGRGVDIALDPVGGETFRRTLAVLSRFGRLVSFGNAGADEPWSVGPAETYPRAVSVAGFSLLGMAAAEPARLREIAGRSFRTVAEGEVELPVSAEFALADAADAHRLVESRTSTGKLLLRVTQGA
- a CDS encoding ArsR/SmtB family transcription factor, whose translation is MATPRAHHRSAPEHTHPADVPVQTALAALADPVRLKLVRDLAGSADWERSCGSFDVPVGKAALSHHFAVLRAAGLVEQRDAGPKRFNRLRRAEFEARFPGLLELVLRSDGAGREAGAGQAG
- a CDS encoding response regulator transcription factor; this translates as MAIRVMLVDDQVLLRTGFRMVLAAQPDMEVVAEAGDGAAAIEVLRSTRVDVVLMDVRMPRMDGVEATRQICGGDRGEPGEREGTTPRVLILTTFDLDEYAFTALKAGASGFMLKDVPPDELLTAIRAVHSGDAVVAPSTTRRLLDRFTPMLPSSSADQGHQGIDRLTDREHEVLLLVAQGLSNGEIARKLVLSEATVKTHVGRILTKLELRDRVQAVVLAYESGLIRAGGGTS